In the Leptolyngbya sp. SIO1E4 genome, one interval contains:
- a CDS encoding NAD(P)H-quinone oxidoreductase subunit M, whose product MLLKSTTRHIFIYAAEIENDDLIPSESVLTLDVDPDDEFNWTDEALQKVNQEFERLVEAANGAELTDYNLRRIGSDLEHFVRQLLQAGEISYNLRSRVMNYSMGLPKVVSETSRDS is encoded by the coding sequence ATGCTGCTGAAATCAACAACTCGCCACATTTTTATCTATGCTGCTGAGATTGAAAATGATGACCTGATTCCCAGTGAGTCTGTGTTGACTTTGGATGTCGATCCCGATGATGAATTCAACTGGACGGACGAAGCCCTCCAGAAAGTGAATCAGGAATTTGAGCGTTTAGTCGAGGCTGCGAACGGGGCGGAGTTGACTGACTATAACCTGCGCCGAATTGGCTCAGATCTGGAGCATTTTGTCAGACAGCTTTTGCAAGCCGGAGAGATTAGCTACAACCTTAGAAGCCGCGTTATGAATTACAGTATGGGCTTACCGAAAGTCGTCTCTGAAACCAGTCGTGACTCTTAG